The following nucleotide sequence is from Thermostaphylospora chromogena.
CACCATCACCATGCCCAGGCTGGGCACCAGACCGGTATGGGGCAGGGCGTGCGATTCCGCGAGGGCGGCGACGGCCGCTTCCCGTGCCGCCGTCACCGGGGCGGCCTCCGCCGACGCGAACATCAGGTGCTGGACGGCCTGCAGGGCAACGAGCACGGGAAGGATGACGGCGAACGTGCGCTCCCGCCCGGTCAGCGGCAGCGCCACCGCGAAGCAGATCGCCAACGCCCCGGCCGCGCCGGGCATGGACACCGACCCGCCGCCGAAGAGGTGGGCCGCCACGCCCAGCCCGAGGCACACCACCGCGAACGCGGCGGCGCGGGCCAGTCGGAAGGGGGCGAGGGCGAGCATGACACCGTCACTATCCCACGCCACCTCCTCGCCTCGCCCACGTACCCGCCTATTTCGTCACCGTTTCCCGCTCGCGAAGGCGGCTCACGGTATGCGGTTCACGTCGGCGCCACCGCTCCCCCGCGCGCGACGACAGGGGAAGACGGAACGCGTATCCGGCCGCGGAGCCGACCCGCCTGTCCGGCCGGGACGCGGCCCGCCGCACGGCGGGATCA
It contains:
- a CDS encoding MFS transporter, which produces MAWDSDGVMLALAPFRLARAAAFAVVCLGLGVAAHLFGGGSVSMPGAAGALAICFAVALPLTGRERTFAVILPVLVALQAVQHLMFASAEAAPVTAAREAAVAALAESHALPHTGLVPSLGMVMVHGWAATLTALWLARGETALWSLLRRLAVRLLVFAVPLGPVETPPAVPAAPEPKAPRPALPRHVVTRRGPPAALHVP